In Gimesia benthica, a single window of DNA contains:
- a CDS encoding CinA family nicotinamide mononucleotide deamidase-related protein encodes MQAEIIAIGSELTNGEKLDTNSQWLSTELAAAGIATHFHTTIADNLDEIIDQLRLSASRSDLILITGGLGPTLDDLTRQAMAGLTGTDLVLDAESLAIIESMFQKRYREMPERNRIQAMFPEGAEPIKNEHGTAPGIWMTVSRDGGEGICHIAAMPGVPSEMKPMFFESVLPRLVRGTRIIRFARINCFGVGESKTEELLGDITSRGRDPEVGITAHEATITLRIKAMGESNDDCEQKISATYEQIRERLGDYIFGYEDEELEHVVVTLLNESKLSVASSECGTGGLLSYRLTEVAGSADCFKGGTVLARVDAFSADGALALAKSTRETQASDFGLAILLDLNQSWQDRENAPQAFVALASDDGAWVEEIGLTVNRAIAKSRISKAALDLLRRKLLKIER; translated from the coding sequence ATGCAAGCAGAGATTATTGCGATTGGCAGTGAGCTGACAAACGGCGAAAAGCTGGATACGAACAGCCAGTGGCTGAGTACGGAACTGGCGGCGGCAGGAATTGCGACGCACTTTCATACGACGATTGCTGACAACCTGGATGAGATCATTGATCAGTTGCGACTTTCGGCTTCCCGCTCCGATCTGATTCTGATCACAGGGGGGCTGGGACCCACACTGGATGACCTGACGCGACAGGCGATGGCGGGACTGACGGGTACGGATCTGGTGCTTGATGCAGAATCGCTGGCGATCATCGAAAGCATGTTTCAGAAACGGTATCGCGAAATGCCCGAGCGGAACCGGATCCAGGCGATGTTCCCCGAGGGGGCAGAGCCCATCAAAAATGAACATGGGACTGCACCGGGAATCTGGATGACGGTCTCCCGTGATGGGGGAGAGGGGATCTGTCATATCGCGGCGATGCCGGGCGTGCCTTCCGAAATGAAGCCGATGTTTTTTGAGTCCGTGCTCCCGCGACTGGTTCGTGGAACGCGGATCATTCGCTTTGCCCGCATCAACTGCTTCGGGGTCGGTGAGTCAAAGACCGAAGAACTGCTGGGAGATATCACCAGCCGCGGTCGCGATCCGGAGGTTGGCATCACAGCCCATGAAGCGACCATCACGCTGCGAATTAAAGCGATGGGTGAGTCCAACGATGATTGCGAGCAGAAGATTTCAGCCACCTATGAGCAGATTCGCGAACGACTGGGCGACTACATTTTCGGTTACGAAGATGAAGAACTCGAACACGTGGTGGTGACCCTGTTGAATGAGAGCAAACTCAGTGTGGCATCCAGCGAATGCGGCACCGGAGGACTGCTGTCCTATCGGTTGACCGAAGTCGCGGGTTCGGCGGACTGTTTCAAAGGGGGAACCGTACTGGCGCGTGTAGATGCGTTTTCTGCAGACGGTGCACTGGCCTTGGCGAAATCCACGCGGGAAACGCAGGCCAGTGATTTTGGTCTGGCCATTCTGCTGGATCTGAATCAGTCCTGGCAGGATCGTGAAAATGCACCGCAGGCTTTCGTGGCTCTCGCGAGTGACGACGGAGCCTGGGTGGAGGAGATCGGATTAACGGTTAATCGGGCGATCGCCAAGAGCCGCATTTCCAAAGCGGCTTTGGATCTGTTACGACGCAAGCTATTGAAGATCGAACGTTAA